A genome region from Primulina eburnea isolate SZY01 chromosome 9, ASM2296580v1, whole genome shotgun sequence includes the following:
- the LOC140841571 gene encoding LOW QUALITY PROTEIN: uncharacterized protein (The sequence of the model RefSeq protein was modified relative to this genomic sequence to represent the inferred CDS: inserted 1 base in 1 codon) — translation MGLKCHSFLNLKCWVFLALCLGVCCGGPEVSVKFLKTPSPFSNSNSATFGFQVLVSETGSFCSDCSTICKLDHGIFSACNSEKESYTGLQDGLHSFEVCTSGYPHGAACASYYWTIDTLNPTAYITAATSFTSTSHVPINISFSEPCGGQGGFRCSSVNSCNLLVYGPGQVVPNTLGIIQPNLKYSVTVTLAERVRFGRLILVMDKDFCTDSAGNKFTRTDNSSLLMHFDRRSVYVNMRTPIPERLLQIEEGTRAVMATNKIKNLKVYLYFMEPVMNSSAEILNTIITSQGLLVPITGKNFGKRRFGYQVYNIPEIAIITVSLYSNLVISRXGTPVAPVSPITFLYDSQRPTVRLSTKCSARTKERSIPILIEFSKPVFDFNSSHISISGGHLQSFKAMSRSIYIAHIQADTDVISVTILQNITTDVSGNKNTASNILQVRRYSVPLVSLVVSTFVNIAFAVTCLVAVILTVSTSSLLSIGAFSRPSSSLSSYPTRNIFRVAYHIQVFALSRWLAATLPVEYYEMSRGLQWSIPYYSFPWERGDVQPVMMGSSSPMDRSTYGSGIHDSIIVENVQPVAGNLDSAAKVYGLPLTPLEYSAYFESMGIMPGVDSLLDPQNADGWKDFSRSMFWLAVIGGGLILLHALLLLVLKFKRKDVQKWSYGALVFPRFEIFLLMLSLPGFSGSSAAIIKGGTTSGIIVGVLILGLVAFLLLSLLLFLSIGIISGKLLQYKEVQQEDRKFHWYQELIRLALGPGKRGRWTWKNQPRSIYLIILGPLFEDLSGPPKYMVSQIEGGGSRKQGDRIIASDDETGDAEGSFIQKVFGTLRIYYTLLECLKRMVLGIVAGAYSKSRCSRTPSITLLSITLFQLFFMILKKPFIKKRVQFVEIVSVFSEVAIFAFCLVLLDHEYSPKDEKNLGISMLSVFLLAFVVQMINEWFALYKQIKHFDPTTNSFFQGLTTSLIGLLLLLFPHGFVKNLDSRFPIYNLGETGDTTSSGGIRGSSGSRSSSDKSIMRRIRELTRSSFNREGNMATPNDPSTSKTRLSELWRSSSSAASTSADFRSKSKGLFKELEDIFASDDQNVASQFRKS, via the exons ATGGGTTTGAAATGTCATTCATTCTTGAatctcaaatgttgggtttttCTTGCTTTGTGTTTGGGAGTTTGTTGTGGCGGACCCGAGGTTTCTGTGAAGTTTTTGAAGACCCCTTCTCCATTTTCAAACAGTAACTCCGCTACATTTGGTTTTCAAGTTCTTGTGAGTGAAACTGGTAGCTTCTGCTCCGATTGTTCCACAATTTGCAAG CTGGATCATGGTATTTTTTCGGCTTGTAATAGCGAAAAGGAGTCCTATACAGGGCTGCAGGATGGGCTTCATTCATTTGAGGTGTGCACCAGTGGTTATCCTCACGGAGCCGCCTGCGCTAGCTATTACTGGACTATTG ATACACTGAATCCTACGGCATATATTACAGCTGCAACATCCTTCACTAGCACTTCTCATGTTcccataaacatatctttcaGTGAGCCATGTGGTGGCCAAGGTGGTTTCAGATGTTCTTCTGTAAATTCCTGCAAC CTTCTTGTGTATGGACCTGGTCAGGTTGTGCCAAACACACTTGGGATTATACAGCCGAACCTGAAATATTCTGTTACTGTTACTCTAGCTGAAAGGGTTCGGTTTGGTCGCCTGATCTTAGTAATGGATAAAGATTTCTGTACAGACTCTGCAGGAAACAAATTTACAAGGACAGATAATTCAAGTTTGCTCATGCATTTTG ATAGAAGGAGTGTGTATGTAAATATGAGGACTCCTATACCGGAAAGACTGCTTCAGATTGAAGAAGGAACTAGAGCAGTAATGGCAACTAACAAGATTAAGAACTTAAAAGTGTATCTGTACTTTATGGAACCTGTCATGAACTCTTCAGCTGAAATCTTGAACACCATCATCACCAGCCAAGGGTTGCTTGTTCCTATTACTGGGAAAAACTTCGGAAAACGGAGATTTGGTTATCAGgtttata ATATACCAGAGATTGCCATTATCACGGTGAGCTTGTATTCAAACTTGGTGATAAGCA CAGGGACCCCCGTTGCTCCTGTATCTCCAATCACCTTCCTCTATG ATTCTCAAAGGCCTACTGTGAGGTTGAGCACAAAGTGTTCTGCTCGGACGAAGGAAAGGAGCATTCCTATACTGATTGAGTTCTCAAAGCCTGTGTTTGACTTTAATTCTTCTCATATATCCATCTCTGGGGGCCATTTGCAAAG CTTCAAAGCGATGAGTAGAAGCATCTACATTGCACATATACAAGCAGATACTGATGTTATATCAGTCACcatccttcaaaatataacGACCGACGTCTCAGGAAATAAAAATACAGCTTCTAATATACTACAAGTGAGGCGAT ATTCTGTACCTCTTGTGTCTTTGGTGGTTTCCACCTTTGTGAATATCGCATTCGCAGTGACATGTTTAGTTGCTGTGATTCTCACTGTTTCAACTTCCAGTCTGCTATCCATTGGGGCATTCTCTAGACCAAGTTCTTCCTTATCCTCTTACCCCACTAGAAATATTTTT AGAGTTGCTTACCACATTCAAGTATTTGCGCTATCCAGATGGTTGGCGGCTACATTGCCAGTCGAATATTATGAAATGTCAAGAGGTTTGCAATGGAGTATACCTTACTACAGTTTCCCATGGGAAAGGGGAGATGTTCAACCAGTCATGATGGGGTCAAGTTCTCCCATGGATCGATCAACATATGGTTCTGGAATTCATGATTCGATAATCGTCGAGAATGTTCAACCAGTAGCAGGAAATCTAGATTCAGCTGCAAAGGTTTATGGCTTGCCACTGACTCCTCTAGAGTACAGTGCATATTTTGAG AGCATGGGTATCATGCCAGGAGTTGATTCCCTTTTAGATCCACAAAACGCGGATGG GTGGAAGGATTTCAGCAGAAGCATGTTTTGGCTAGCGGTAATTGGCGGCGGCTTGATACTGTTGCATGCCTTACTGCTCCTTGTTCTCAAATTTAAAAGGAAGGACGTGCAAAAATGGAGCTATGGAGcattggtttttccaagattcGAAATTTTTCTTCTCATGCTCTCACTACCAGGCTTTTCTGGATCCTCGGCAGCTATAATTAAAG GTGGAACAACCTCTGGTATAATTGTCGGCGTTCTGATATTGGGTTTAGTAGCTTTTCTGCTGTTATCTTTGCTCTTGTTCCTCTCCATTGGAATTATATCTGGAAAGCTACTTCAATACAAAGAAGTACAACAAGAGGACCGGAAATTTCACTGGTATCAAGAGCTTATTCGACTAGCGCTAGGTCCAGGTAAAAGAGGCCGGTGGACATGGAAGAATCAACCCCGTTCAATTTATCTCATCATTCTAGGACCGTTATTCGAGGATCTGAGTGGCCCTCCCAAGTACATGGTCTCACAGATTGAGGGAGGTGGTTCAAGAAAACAAGGTGATAGAATCATTGCCTCGGATGACGAAACAGGCGATGCAGAAGGATCCTTCATTCAGAAAGTTTTCGGAACATTAAGAATATACTATACACTGCTTGAATGCCTGAAGCGCATGGTTCTTGGAATCGTGGCTGGTGCATACTCAAAAAGCCGGTGTTCAAGAACCCCCTCAATCACCTTACTCAGCATAACATTGTTTCAACTCTTTTTCATGATTCTCAAGAAGCCATTCATAAAGAAAAGGGTTCAATTTGTTGAGATTGTATCAGTGTTCAGTGAAGTTGCTATTTTCGCTTTCTGCTTGGTTCTCTTGGATCATGAATATTCACCCAAAGACGAGAAAAACCTCGGGATCTCAATGCTCTCAGTATTCTTACTAGCTTTTGTAGTTCAAATGATCAACGAGTGGTTTGCCCTGTACAAACAGATAAAGCATTTCGATCCCACGACGAACTCTTTCTTCCAAGGTTTAACTACCTCTTTGATTGGTTTACTCTTACTTTTATTCCCTCATGGTTTTGTCAAGAATCTTGACAGTCGATTCCCTATATATAACCTCGGTGAAACGGGAGATACTACGTCCTCAGGTGGCATACGAGGGAGCTCCGGCAGCAGGAGCTCAAGCGATAAGTCAATTATGAGGCGTATAAGAGAATTGACACGGTCTAGCTTTAATAGAGAAGGAAACATGGCTACTCCAAACGACCCCTCAACAAGTAAGACTAGATTGAGTGAATTATGGAGAAGTAGCTCATCTGCTGCGTCTACATCAGCAGATTTCAGGTCAAAATCAAAGGGATTGTTCAAAGAGTTGGAAGACATTTTTGCATCAGATGATCAAAATGTGGCATCTCAATTCAGGAAATCTTAA
- the LOC140840518 gene encoding microtubule-destabilizing protein 60-like isoform X2 gives MNSCCKEMNSSKETAFCRKSKGSGNGCLRTCHEDSYNGDVVARWEEIERQCELSRTNGENEDFTEKNRVNSENDLNRCRDRLWGEARGSVPEPGSGRVMYLVKAFEELLSIHKLRDSEEEVQEVENTPQQPLKVCEMQDSSLFPSEFFISLKSLDLHACRSCSLDSSQESLLTKTSAGCRRSWLSSPESVEMFSRPHRRRKPRTTSPKPFMLQTEERGKIKEKEFMKKLQQMMKEEEKSRMPTTQGLPWTTKEPECVVKPPAKENTRPVDLVLHSDTRAVQRAGFDHKVAKKISLLEHYRMEREKQQKLTEEDEIRRLRRELVPKALPMPYFNRPFVPKR, from the exons ATGAATTCGTGTTGCAAGGAAATGAATTCTTCGAAAGAAACTGCTTTTTGCAGAAAATCTAAGGGGAGTGGAAATGGGTGTCTGAGAACTTGTCACGAGGACTCGTATAACGGTGATGTTGTTGCGAGATGGGAGGAAATAGAGAGGCAATGTGAATTGTCTCGGACGAACGGAGAAAATGAGGATTTCACAGAGAAGAACAGAGTGAATTCTGAGAACGATTTGAATAGGTGTAGGGATAGGCTATGGGGAGAAGCGAGAGGTAGTGTACCAGAGCCGGGATCAGGGAGGGTGATGTATTTGGTGAAGGCGTTTGAAGAACTTCTTTCAATTCACAAATTGAGGGATTCTGAGGAAGAAGTACAGGAGGTGGAAAATACACCGCAACAGCCTCTGAAGGTTTGTGAAATGCAGGACTCTTCTCTCTTTCCATCAGAATTTTTCATCTCATTGAAGAGCTTAGATCTGCATGCATGCCGATCTTGCTCATTGGACAGCAGCCAAGAGAG CCTTTTAACTAAAACTTCTGCTGGCTGTAGAAGAAGCTGGCTAAGC AGCCCCGAATCCGTTGAAATGTTTTCTAGACCACATCGGAGGAGGAAGCCTAGAACAACTTCACCGAAGCCCTTCATGCTCCAAACTGAG GAAAGAGGAAAAATCAAAGAGAAAGAATTCATGAAGAAACTGCAACAGATGATGAAGGAAGAGGAGAAGTCGCGGATGCCAACTACTCAAGGTCTTCCTTGGACAACAAAGGAACCAGAG TGTGTGGTGAAGCCTCCAGCCAAAGAGAATACAAGACCTGTTGATTTGGTACTGCATAGTGATACTAGGGCAGTGCAGCGTGCTGGATTCGATCATAAG GTGGCCAAGAAAATTAGCCTACTTGAGCACTACCGGATGGAAAGAGAGAAACAGCAGAAG ctaacagaagaagacgaGATCCGGAGACTAAGGAGAGAACTCGTTCCGAAAGCTCTACCCATGCCATATTTCAATAGGCCTTTCGTACCCAAAAGGTAA
- the LOC140840518 gene encoding microtubule-destabilizing protein 60-like isoform X1, with protein sequence MNSCCKEMNSSKETAFCRKSKGSGNGCLRTCHEDSYNGDVVARWEEIERQCELSRTNGENEDFTEKNRVNSENDLNRCRDRLWGEARGSVPEPGSGRVMYLVKAFEELLSIHKLRDSEEEVQEVENTPQQPLKVCEMQDSSLFPSEFFISLKSLDLHACRSCSLDSSQESLLTKTSAGCRRSWLSSPESVEMFSRPHRRRKPRTTSPKPFMLQTEERGKIKEKEFMKKLQQMMKEEEKSRMPTTQGLPWTTKEPECVVKPPAKENTRPVDLVLHSDTRAVQRAGFDHKVAKKISLLEHYRMEREKQQKVTKTAAINFDNTMLIFSDYEFHLQLTEEDEIRRLRRELVPKALPMPYFNRPFVPKR encoded by the exons ATGAATTCGTGTTGCAAGGAAATGAATTCTTCGAAAGAAACTGCTTTTTGCAGAAAATCTAAGGGGAGTGGAAATGGGTGTCTGAGAACTTGTCACGAGGACTCGTATAACGGTGATGTTGTTGCGAGATGGGAGGAAATAGAGAGGCAATGTGAATTGTCTCGGACGAACGGAGAAAATGAGGATTTCACAGAGAAGAACAGAGTGAATTCTGAGAACGATTTGAATAGGTGTAGGGATAGGCTATGGGGAGAAGCGAGAGGTAGTGTACCAGAGCCGGGATCAGGGAGGGTGATGTATTTGGTGAAGGCGTTTGAAGAACTTCTTTCAATTCACAAATTGAGGGATTCTGAGGAAGAAGTACAGGAGGTGGAAAATACACCGCAACAGCCTCTGAAGGTTTGTGAAATGCAGGACTCTTCTCTCTTTCCATCAGAATTTTTCATCTCATTGAAGAGCTTAGATCTGCATGCATGCCGATCTTGCTCATTGGACAGCAGCCAAGAGAG CCTTTTAACTAAAACTTCTGCTGGCTGTAGAAGAAGCTGGCTAAGC AGCCCCGAATCCGTTGAAATGTTTTCTAGACCACATCGGAGGAGGAAGCCTAGAACAACTTCACCGAAGCCCTTCATGCTCCAAACTGAG GAAAGAGGAAAAATCAAAGAGAAAGAATTCATGAAGAAACTGCAACAGATGATGAAGGAAGAGGAGAAGTCGCGGATGCCAACTACTCAAGGTCTTCCTTGGACAACAAAGGAACCAGAG TGTGTGGTGAAGCCTCCAGCCAAAGAGAATACAAGACCTGTTGATTTGGTACTGCATAGTGATACTAGGGCAGTGCAGCGTGCTGGATTCGATCATAAG GTGGCCAAGAAAATTAGCCTACTTGAGCACTACCGGATGGAAAGAGAGAAACAGCAGAAGGTAACTAAAACTGCAGCAATCAACTTTGACAACACAATGTTAATATTTTCAGATTACGAATTTCACTTGcagctaacagaagaagacgaGATCCGGAGACTAAGGAGAGAACTCGTTCCGAAAGCTCTACCCATGCCATATTTCAATAGGCCTTTCGTACCCAAAAGGTAA
- the LOC140841572 gene encoding LRR receptor-like serine/threonine-protein kinase RPK2, with protein MGCLSFLMISHHLHRTLRVLVFLCVVLFSAQKRAVWGSDLDKSVLLELKDSLSDPSGVLSSWNLDSPDHCAWTGVSCDLGSRVVALNVSGGGNSLSCARIAQFPLYGFGIRRPCLKSKGKILGTLSPSIAKLTGLKILSLPFNELSGEIPVEIWGMESLENLDLEGNLISGSLPAQFNGLKNLKVLNLGFNKMSGGIPRSLSACVALEVLNLAGNQIDGSIPAFIGNFKDLRGLYLSYNILNGPIPLEIGDNCRKLEYLELSGNYLSEGIPKSLGNCSWLKTLVLFSNMLEDVIPSELGRLSQLEVLDVSRNSFSGTIPSELGGCSNLSVLVLSSLWDPLPNVASLGSGLTMEKLANTGNEFNFYVGTIPNEVTSLSSLRVVWAPRATLLGTLPVSWGSCDNLEMLNLAQNFYSGHVPEGLSSCKKLHFLDLSTNRLSGEILDKIPVPCMTRFDISGNFLTGSIPRFNGSCTPVQSIYGESQDPYDPSAAYISYFGYRTQVETSLPFFEDAGTFPVIHNFGSNNFTGLVQSMPIASERLGKQTVYAFLAGGNKLTGSFPGSFFEKCDQVRGMIVNVSENWLSGQIPIDIGTMCKSLLLLDASANQLVGGLPSGISDLVSLDVLNLSSNRLQGLIPINLGQIKDLRCLSLAGNYLNGSIPASVARLHSLEVLDLSSNSLSGEIPTDLENLRNLRVLLLSNNKFSGQIPARVANITTLLTFNVSFNNFSGPLPLNNNSIKCNSFLGNPFLQPCPSFLLASPPADQHRNWQNDATSPSSSPNGTSEHGGFNSIEIASITSAAAIVSVLLALIVLFVYTRKWKPRSRVSGTARKEVITFTDIGVPLTFDIVVRAAANFNASNCIGSGGFGATYKAEVAPGVLVAVKRLSLGRFQGVQQFDAEIKTLGRLRHRNLVTLIGYHASETEMFLIYNYLPGGNLEKFIQERSTRAVDWRILHKIALDIARALAYLHDQCVPRVLHRDVKPSNILLDEEHNAYLSDFGLARLLGTSETHATTGVAGTFGYVAPEYAMTCRVSDKADVYSYGVVLLELISDKKALDPSFSSYGNGFNIVTWACMLLQQGHAKEFFTAGLWDPSPHDDLVEVLHLAVVCTVDSLSSRPTMKQVVRRLKQLQPPSC; from the coding sequence ATGGGTTGTCTTTCTTTTCTTATGATATCGCACCATCTGCACAGGACGTTGAGGGTTTTGGTTTTCCTCTGTGTTGTCTTGTTTTCAGCTCAGAAGAGAGCTGTTTGGGGCTCCGATTTGGATAAATCCGTGCTCTTGGAGTTGAAGGATTCACTTTCGGACCCTTCTGGTGTGCTGAGTAGCTGGAATTTGGATAGCCCGGATCACTGTGCGTGGACCGGGGTTTCTTGTGATTTGGGTTCCCGGGTCGTGGCGCTGAATGTTTCTGGTGGAGGTAATTCTTTGTCTTGTGCTAGAATTGCTCAATTCCCGTTGTACGGCTTTGGAATTAGAAGGCCTTGTTTGAAAAGTAAAGGTAAAATTTTGGGTACACTGAGCCCTTCTATTGCAAAACTTACTGGACTCAAGATTTTATCTCTGCCCTTCAATGAGCTAAGTGGTGAGATTCCCGTGGAAATTTGGGGTATGGAGAGTCTTGAGAATCTTGACCTTGAAGGGAATTTGATCTCAGGCTCTTTGCCCGCTCAATTTAATGGTTTGAAAAATTTGAAAGTTCTTAACTTGGGATTTAACAAGATGTCTGGGGGGATTCCAAGGTCTCTCTCCGCCTGTGTTGCTCTTGAAGTTTTGAATTTAGCTGGGAATCAGATTGATGGATCAATTCCGGCGTTTAttggcaattttaaagattTAAGGGGGCTTTACTTGTCCTATAATATACTCAATGGGCCGATTCCCCTTGAGATCGGGGATAACTGCAGGAAGCTTGAGTATTTGGAGCTTTCAGGGAATTACTTGTCCGAAGGTATTCCTAAAAGTCTTGGAAACTGTAGTTGGTTGAAAACGCTTGTGCTATTCTCAAATATGTTGGAAGATGTTATTCCTAGTGAACTTGGTCGGCTGAGTCAGCTTGAAGTGCTGGATGTGTCGAGAAACAGTTTTAGTGGCACCATACCATCTGAGCTCGGAGGGTGCTCAAATTTATCTGTCCTTGTGTTGTCAAGCTTATGGGATCCTCTTCCAAATGTCGCAAGTCTTGGAAGTGGTCTTACAATGGAAAAGTTGGCAAATACTGGCAATGAATTTAATTTCTATGTAGGTACAATTCCAAATGAAGTTACCAGTCTCTCTAGCTTGAGGGTTGTCTGGGCACCTCGAGCAACTCTTCTAGGAACGTTGCCTGTTAGTTGGGGTTCTTGTGACAACTTGGAGATGTTAAATTTGGCTCAAAATTTTTATTCTGGACATGTCCCCGAGGGGCTTAGCAGTTGCAAGAAACTGCATTTTCTCGATTTGAGCACAAATAGACTCAGTGGTGAGATCCTTGACAAAATTCCCGTTCCTTGTATGACTCGGTTTGATATTAGTGGGAATTTTTTGACTGGTTCAATCCCCAGATTTAATGGATCTTGTACACCGGTGCAATCAATATATGGGGAATCTCAAGATCCTTATGATCCATCTGCTGCATATATATCATATTTTGGATATAGAACTCAAGTTGAAACTTCTTTGCCATTTTTTGAAGATGCTGGTACTTTCCCTGTGATCCATAACTTTGGTTCTAACAACTTCACAGGCCTTGTGCAGTCAATGCCTATTGCATCTGAAAGATTGGGAAAGCAAACAGTTTATGCATTTCTTGCTGGCGGCAACAAGCTTACTGGTTCGTTCCCTGGAAGTTTTTTTGAAAAGTGTGATCAAGTGAGAGGTATGATTGTTAACGTCTCTGAGAATTGGTTATCTGGCCAAATTCCGATAGATATTGGCACAATGTGCAAGTCTCTGCTGCTCCTTGATGCTTCGGCTAATCAACTGGTGGGTGGTCTTCCTTCCGGCATCAGTGACTTGGTGTCACTTGATGTTCTTAATTTAAGCTCGAACCGTTTGCAAGGTCTGATTCCTATCAATCTTGGCCAGATAAAGGATCTCCGATGCCTTTCTTTAGCTGGAAATTACCTGAATGGTTCCATCCCTGCAAGCGTGGCACGGCTACACTCTCTGGAAGTTCTTGACCTGTCATCAAACTCTCTGTCTGGTGAAATTCCTACAGACCTTGAGAATTTGAGGAACTTGAGGGTTCTCCTCCTGAGCAATAACAAATTTTCTGGGCAGATCCCGGCAAGGGTCGCAAATATAACCACTCTGTTGACATTTAATGTGTCATTCAATAATTTTTCTGGACCTTTGCCTCTGAATAATAATTCCATCAAATGCAACAGTTTCCTTGGGAACCCTTTCCTCCAGCCTTGCCCTTCGTTCTTGTTAGCTTCGCCACCTGCTGATCAGCACAGAAACTGGCAAAATGATGCTACTTCTCCATCATCAAGTCCAAATGGAACAAGTGAACATGGAGGCTTCAACTCAATTGAGATTGCTTCTATAACATCAGCTGCAGCTATTGTATCTGTTCTTCTTGCTCTTATTGTTCTATTTGTATACACAAGAAAGTGGAAACCACGGTCCCGAGTAAGTGGAACTGCCCGAAAGGAAGTGATCACCTTTACCGACATTGGTGTTCCACTAACATTTGATATTGTTGTGCGTGCCGCAGCAAATTTTAATGCAAGCAACTGCATCGGCAGTGGAGGTTTTGGTGCTACATACAAAGCTGAGGTTGCTCCAGGTGTCCTGGTTGCCGTAAAGCGCCTATCATTGGGACGTTTCCAAGGTGTTCAGCAATTTGATGCAGAAATCAAAACCCTGGGGAGGCTTCGCCATCGAAACCTTGTTACTTTGATAGGATATCATGCCAGTGAAACCGAGATGTTTCTGATTTACAACTATTTACCAGGTGGCAATCTTGAAAAGTTTATTCAAGAAAGATCCACCAGAGCTGTTGATTGGAGAATACTGCACAAAATTGCTTTAGACATTGCAAGGGCACTCGCCTACCTACATGACCAATGTGTCCCACGAGTTCTTCATCGTGATGTGAAGCCAAGTAATATTTTACTGGATGAGGAGCATAATGCCTATCTATCTGATTTTGGACTAGCTAGGCTATTGGGGACTTCTGAAACTCACGCCACAACAGGTGTGGCAGGAACTTTCGGGTACGTAGCTCCAGAATACGCCATGACTTGCCGTGTCTCTGACAAGGCTGATGTATATAGCTATGGAGTTGTGCTGCTTGAGTTGATTTCCGATAAGAAAGCTCTGGATCCATCCTTCTCTTCCTATGGAAATGGGTTTAACATTGTCACATGGGCGTGCATGCTTCTACAGCAAGGCCATGCCAAGGAATTCTTTACTGCTGGGTTGTGGGATCCGAGCCCGCACGACGATTTGGTCGAAGTCTTGCATCTGGCAGTCGTTTGTACTGTCGACTCGCTGTCGAGCAGGCCAACAATGAAGCAGGTAGTAAGACGGCTTAAACAACTTCAACCTCCATCTTGTTAG
- the LOC140841573 gene encoding ninja-family protein AFP3-like encodes MAKVQENEEKFNLSLLANGVRIDLQHKFTSQGFEEEDEDMELSLGLSSNGRFGVDPARKKLKRYSSISDLVSPVEAAADNGGGTQPPRVSVLESYGQPLMRACSLPTEAAAEEVRRRRELQSMRRMEARKKRMEKLKNVRVVKDKESCLESENGGFQMVCNENCNGLENGHAMEGSTGSRVSGSSGVSETQSQHINGTQNTEVKSPSSGDEGTTYGAKETLKNAMLDMPYVSTKCDGINGNKVNGFLYRYKKGEEVRILCVCHGQFLSPAEFVKHGGGGNVENPLKHIVVNPSPLL; translated from the exons ATGGCAAAAgttcaagaaaatgaagaaaaattcaatctttctttgcTGGCGAATGGGGTTCGAATAGATCTGCAGCATAAATTCACGAGCCAGGGTTTTGaagaggaagatgaagatatgGAATTGAGTTTAGGGCTTTCATCGAACGGTAGATTTGGTGTGGACCCGGCTAGAAAGAAGCTGAAGCGTTATTCTTCCATTTCGGATTTGGTTTCCCCAGTTGAGGCTGCGGCTGATAATGGGGGAGGCACACAACCACCACGTGTGTCTGTGCTTGAGAGTTACGGGCAGCCGTTGATGAGGGCCTGCTCTCTGCCGACAGAGGCGGCGGCGGAGGAGGTCCGCCGCCGCAGGGAACTGCAGTCGATGCGGCGTATGGAGGCGAGGAAGAAGAGGATGGAGAAGTTGAAGAATGTGCGTGTGGTGAAGGACAAGGAGAGCTGTTTGGAATCTGAAAATGGTGGCTTTCAAATGGTTTGCAATGAGAATTGTAATGGCTTGGAGAATGGACATGCAATGGAAGGGTCAACTGGATCAAGGGTGAGTGGTTCATCTGGAGTTTCTGAAACTCAGAGCCAGCATATAAATG GAACACAAAATACTGAGGTGAAGAGCCCTTCTAGTGGCGATGAAGGTACAACATATGGAGCAAAAGAAACGCTCAAGAACGCCATGCTCGATATGCCTTACGTATCAACGAAATGTGATGGAATAAACGGCAATAAGGTCAACGGGTTTCTATACAGATACAAAAAGGGGGAGGAAGTTAGAATTCTGTGCGTTTGCCATGGTCAATTCCTTTCACCAGCCGAATTCGTGAAGCATGGCGGCGGCGGCAATGTGGAGAACCCTTTGAAGCACATAGTTGTTAACCCCTCTCCTCTTTTGTAA